In the genome of Nitratireductor sp. GISD-1A_MAKvit, the window ATGGCGGCCCCTTCGCCAACATCGCCCATGGCTGCAACTCGGTGATGGCCACTTCCACGGCGCTGAAGATCGCCGACTATGTGGTGACGGAGGCTGGGTTCGGTGCCGATCTCGGTGCGGAAAAGTTCTTCGACATCAAGTGCCGCAAGGCGGGTCTCAAGCCGGCCGCTGCCGTGATCGTGGCGACCATACGCGCGCTGAAGATGAACGGTGGCGTGAAGAAGGAAGATCTGGGCGCCGAGGATGTCGAGGCAGTCAGGGCCGGCTGTGTCAATCTCGGGCGTCACATCGAGAATGTGAAGCAGTTCGGTGTGCCGGCCATCGTGGCGATCAACCATTTCCACACCGACACCGATGCCGAAATCGAGGCGGTTAAGGCCTATGTTGCCGAGCAGGGCGAGGAGGCGGTTTTGTGTCGCCATTGGGCGCAAGGTTCGGCCGGCATCGAGGAACTTGCGCACAAGGTGGTGGCGCTGGCCGAAAGCGGTGCGTCCCAGTTTGCGCCGCTTTATCCCGACGACATGCCGCTTTTCGACAAGATCGATACGGTGGTGAAGCGGATCTACCGGGGCGCGGAGGCCATTGCCGACAAGACGGTCCGCAACCAGCTGAAACAGTGGGAAGAGCAGGGGTATGGCCATTTGCCGGTCTGCATGGCCAAGACCCAGTACTCCTTCTCCACAGATCCCAATTTGCGCGGCGCGCCGACCGGGCATGTGGTCCCGGTCCGCGAGGTGCGGCTTTCCGCCGGCGCCGGGTTCGTCGTGGCGATTTGCGGCGAGATCATGACCATGCCGGGCCTTCCGCGCGTGCCGTCATCCGAACGCATATTCCTCAATGATGACGGGCAGATCGAAGGGCTTTCCTGACAGGGCCAGCGCCAATGGGGGCGGGCTTCAGGCCCGCCCTTTTTGTTGATCGAGCCCATGGGACGCTCTTTCGGTGGCGGCGGTCAAACAGGAGCTGCTGCATGGACTTTGCATTGAGGCATGATGCCGGAGCGCATGGGATCAGGCAGCGCTAGGGCCAGGGTCGTCGTCTCCCCCCGGCATGTGCCCTGCAGTTGGAGACCGCGCGGAATGGTCTGCATCATGGACGAGGCGCAAAGCGGGTCGTTTTGCGCTTTGCCCTTTCCGGCGCGCAGCCTCGGGCTGGTAAAGCACGTCTTCAAGAATGATCCGTTCAGGAGCTGCCTCGTCGTTGCTTGGCAGGGCAATTGCTTCGCCTGCGCTCAAACCCAAAAGCGCAAGACCGCGCAGCGTTGTCACAGGCAGCGTCAAACCGACGAAGCCATGAAGCTCGTCATGGCTGACGATACGCGTCTGTGGTTCTTCATCGCCGATGCGAAAGCGCACGCGGCTGTTCAGCGTGGTCACGTGCGCGGGCACGTCCTCGCGAAAAATGACAACTGCTCCGTCGATCTTGGCGCGCAATAGCGCGGCATAGGCGTCGCTAAATCTGTGCCTGCGCTCCTGCAGGAATTCGAGAATGGTGAAGTCCTTGGTTGTGAGGATGCACCCCTGTCCGGTCCACATGGCGATCTCCTGCGCAGTCGTTCCCTTGTCGGGTGACCGCAAACGAACAAATCCGCACGGCCGTGTCTGGCTGTGCAGCTTGAAACTGGCTGTCGGGAGGCCCCCTGCGCTCAACGTGCTGGCGCAGGGGTTACGCTCCCGTCAGGAGATGTCCTGTGAAAAGAAGGGATCCGGACAAGGTTTGTGGCTCAGGCGGTTTCTTCTGGCTGCGAAACGCGAACCACGGTCAGCTTGTGGGTCTGTCCGTTGCGCGCCGTCCAGTTGATCGACTGGCCTTCCTTGAGGCCAATCAGAGCCGTGCCGACCGGCGTGGTGATGGAA includes:
- a CDS encoding nucleoside-diphosphate kinase, which translates into the protein MRSPDKGTTAQEIAMWTGQGCILTTKDFTILEFLQERRHRFSDAYAALLRAKIDGAVVIFREDVPAHVTTLNSRVRFRIGDEEPQTRIVSHDELHGFVGLTLPVTTLRGLALLGLSAGEAIALPSNDEAAPERIILEDVLYQPEAARRKGQSAKRPALRLVHDADHSARSPTAGHMPGGDDDPGPSAA
- a CDS encoding formate--tetrahydrofolate ligase — translated: MVEVKSDIEIARAAKKKPIQEIGARLDIPSEHLLPYGHDKAKVSAEFIAETRNNEDGKLILVTAINPTPAGEGKTTTTVGLGDGLNRIGKKAAICIREASLGPCFGVKGGAAGGGYAQVVPMEDMNLHFTGDFHAITSAHNLLSALIDNHIYWGNAQEIDIRRVAWRRVMDMNDRALREIVCSLGGVANGFPREAGFDITVASEVMAILCLSTDLKDLEKRLGDIIIGYRRDKSPVFARDIKADGAMTVLLKDALQPNLVQTLENNPAFVHGGPFANIAHGCNSVMATSTALKIADYVVTEAGFGADLGAEKFFDIKCRKAGLKPAAAVIVATIRALKMNGGVKKEDLGAEDVEAVRAGCVNLGRHIENVKQFGVPAIVAINHFHTDTDAEIEAVKAYVAEQGEEAVLCRHWAQGSAGIEELAHKVVALAESGASQFAPLYPDDMPLFDKIDTVVKRIYRGAEAIADKTVRNQLKQWEEQGYGHLPVCMAKTQYSFSTDPNLRGAPTGHVVPVREVRLSAGAGFVVAICGEIMTMPGLPRVPSSERIFLNDDGQIEGLS